A window of the Phragmites australis chromosome 20, lpPhrAust1.1, whole genome shotgun sequence genome harbors these coding sequences:
- the LOC133901962 gene encoding uncharacterized protein LOC133901962, with the protein MASSPWPPTADAAPAPAPPPEEAAAAAAAAAAATPAAGSAPTSEQHPVKERGDAAAAAVPQQEEEAKPQLPRDDDSESKIQEHEQKINKYQAILAACMKVKYFSKKAFDGGNIFEAETVVEGETIRSSRWPCTRSFANPIIFSGDKNSHEKSNSPSSATDSSAKNPLAGEASPKNGASALATENNLTPGKRQPSKKT; encoded by the exons ATGGCGTCCTCCCCGTGGCCGCCCACCGCCGATGCCGCCCCTGCCCCCGCCCCGCCGCCAgaggaagcagcagcagctgctgctgctgccgccgcggccACCCCCGCCGCTGGCTCCGCCCCGACGTCGGAGCAGCACCCGGTCAAG GAGAGAGGAGACGCTGCCGCCGCGGCTGTCccgcagcaggaggaggaggccaagccCCAGTTGCCGCGGGACGATGACTC AGAATCAAAAATCCAAGAGCATGAACAGAAGATCAACAAATATCAAGCTATACTCGCAGCATGCATGAAGGTCAAGTACTTCTCTAAAAAGGCTTTTGACGGAG GTAACATCTTCGAAGCAGAAACTGTCGTTGAAGGTGAAACTATTCGGTCCAGCAG gtgGCCATGTACAAGATCATTTGCAAACCCAATAATTTTTTCCGGAGACAAGAACAGCCATGAGAAGAGCAATTCTCCATCTTCAGCAACAGATTCCTCTGCCAAGAACCCTTTAGCTGGTGAAGCTTCACCAAAAAATGGCGCAAGTGCTTTGGCCACAGAAAACAATCTAACACCTGGGAAGAGACAGCCATCCAAAAAGACCTGA